One region of Salvia miltiorrhiza cultivar Shanhuang (shh) chromosome 3, IMPLAD_Smil_shh, whole genome shotgun sequence genomic DNA includes:
- the LOC131014154 gene encoding pentatricopeptide repeat-containing protein At3g22470, mitochondrial-like — MVSRTRAREAACAVTALVSGPSQSAKLSTIMMSHPHNSTPSTKNPNIDLTHTLKEFNKMLQTQPQPDISSFNPLLASVSKAKKYQDLIFMFNQMAEVDLSPDYIGMHILLNCYCDLKRVGLGFSVLAAIFKKGYRPNIVTFTSLIKGLCIEARIDDALWLLRKIIAMGFYPNVKTWGTLVNGLCRSGNVEIALRVHQEIRDGNVGCGLRFNPSLIYYCCLIDGLAKEGFVEEAKELFSEMEGRGILPDVVAFGTLINGLCKMGDWEGAKEVFFEMMDRGIPPNVVTFNMLIGALCKEGKTDEASGMLDFMIERGEEPDYITYNTLMDGYCHEGRIDDARRMFVMMEDKGKKIDVSTYNVLINGYCKHRKLEEAMALFREMLSKGYKPIVITFNILLTGLFQVGNVLDARDLYSKMEGHGLAPVSATYNILLDGFCKNGFLGEAIELFQTLEKSGYKLSSLTCNCLLDGLCKAGKLDPACELFERLPKMGLAPTPYTYSIMINGFCKNGQLEKAKNLFLLMENSGCTPDVANFNTLMRGFCNNNDLANVVDLLQKMAERTLLPDSYTATIVVDLLSKNEDYSEFLKLIPNFSDKGREKITC; from the coding sequence ATGGTTTCTCGAACACGTGCTCGTGAAGCAGCTTGTGCAGTGACGGCTCTCGTCTCCGGGCCTTCTCAATCTGCTAAGCTTTCAACGATTATGATGTCTCACCCTCACAATTCCACCCCTTCCACAAAAAATCCAAATATCGACTTAACTCACACGCTGAAAGAGTTCAACAAAATGCTCCAAACTCAGCCGCAGCCGGACATTTCATCATTCAACCCGCTGTTAGCCTCCGTTTCCAAAGCTAAGAAATAtcaagatttgatttttatgttcaaTCAGATGGCGGAAGTTGATTTATCGCCTGATTACATCGGTATGCACATTTTGCTCAATTGCTATTGTGATTTGAAAAGAGTTGGTTTAGGTTTTTCTGTTCTGGCCGCGATTTTTAAGAAGGGCTATCGTCCAAATATTGTTACATTCACTTCCTTGATTAAGGGTTTGTGCATTGAAGCTAGAATAGATGATGCGCTATGGCTGTTGAGGAAGATAATTGCAATGGGTTTTTATCCAAATGTGAAAACTTGGGGCACTTTGGTTAATGGGTTGTGTAGGAGTGGGAATGTGGAGATTGCTCTTAGGGTGCATCAAGAGATTAGGGATGGGAATGTTGGATGTGGTCTGAGGTTTAATCCCAGTTTGATTTACTATTGTTGCCTTATTGATGGCCTTGCTAAAGAGGGATTTGTGGAGGAGGCTAAGGAATTGTTTTCCGAGATGGAGGGGAGGGGAATTCTGCCCGATGTGGTAGCGTTTGGCACATTGATCAACGGTTTGTGTAAGATGGGCGATTGGGAGGGGGCAAAGGAGGTGTTTTTTGAGATGATGGATAGAGGCATCCCTCCCAATGTTGTGACGTTTAATATGTTGATTGGTGCGCTTTGCAAGGAGGGCAAAACGGACGAAGCTAGTGGGATGTTGGATTTCATGATAGAGAGGGGCGAGGAGCCGGATTACATAACGTATAACACTTTGATGGATGGGTACTGTCACGAGGGTAGAATTGATGATGCAAGAAGGATGTTTGTTATGATGGAAGATAAGGGTAAAAAAATAGATGTTTCGACTTACAATGTGTTGATTAATGGTTATTGCAAGCATCGCAAATTGGAAGAGGCAATGGCCCTTTTCAGAGAAATGCTTAGCAAAGGTTACAAACCAATAGTTATTACTTTTAACATTTTGTTGACTGGTCTATTTCAAGTAGGGAACGTTTTGGATGCACGTGATCTTTATTCAAAGATGGAAGGTCATGGTTTGGCGCCGGTTTCTGCCACGTATAATATATTACTGGATGGTTTCTGCAAAAATGGTTTCCTTGGGGAGGCAATAGAGCTGTTTCAAACTCTAGAAAAGTCTGGCTATAAGCTTTCAAGTCTTACTTGTAACTGTCTACTTGATGGGCTCTGCAAGGCAGGAAAGCTCGATCCGGCTTGTGAGCTATTTGAGAGACTCCCAAAAATGGGCTTGGCACCAACACCTTATACTTACTCGATCATGATCAATGGGTTTTGCAAGAATGGGCAGTTAGAGAAGGCAAAAAATCTGTTTCTTCTAATGGAAAACAGCGGTTGTACTCCTGACGTAGCCAACTTCAATACACTTATGCGAGGATTCTGCAATAACAATGATCTTGCCAACGTGGTCGATCTTCTTCAGAAAATGGCTGAGAGAACTCTCTTACCAGATTCATATACAGCAACTATAGTAGTGGACTTACTGTCAAAAAATGAAGATTACTCGGAATTTCTAAAATTAATTCCCAACTTTAGTGACAAGGGCCGGGAGAAGATAACATGCTGA